In the Elizabethkingia bruuniana genome, AACCTAAATCAATTAATACTGGAATTCCATTAATTCCTATTGATGCTATGGCTGGTTATGGTACTGGATCAATGCAAATTATGGATTATGAAACGAGCTATTATGAGGTTCCTGAATTTACAGAGTTGAGAGCGGAGTTTATGATTAGGGTAAAAGGGTCTTCTATGTACCCGAAATACAGTTCAGGAGATTTAATAGCCTGTAAGAAAATATCTTTGAATACTTTTTTCCAATGGAATAAGGTTTACGTATTAGATACAGAACAGGGCGCATTAATAAAACGTGTAAAGAAATCTCAAAAAGAAAATTGCATTTTATTAGTTAGTGATAACGCTAATTATGACCCTTTCGATATACATCTTGACAATATTTACTCAATAGCTTGTGTTCTAGGCGTCATAAGATTAGAATAACACCCAACTTAACACTTAAATGTTTTAAAACCCTTATAAATAAAGACATTTTACGATTTATCGCTTAAAAAATAGGGGATGTAAAACGACAATTACATACTTTTTAATGCATTTTTCAGCATTAATATATCTATTTAAAAGGGTTTAAATTACCATTTAAGGTAACCCTAAACGTAACCCTAAAGGTATCTTTTAATATTTTACTTATTAAAATTTCAGGGTTCCAATATTTAAATGTTTCTTCTATTTATGACTATTTCTGAATTACTTAATAGCCTATGAATAAGGCATCCAGTATATATTTACATATATAAACAATAAATGCCCCAATAGGGACATTTAATTTGTATTTAATTTTGGTTGAAACGGTATTTAAATGGTATTTTTTGACATTTAATTTTGATTTCATAAGAATGCCTACTTGCACCGTTTTTCTTTTATTTATCGGTATTTGCGCCCTGTTTTTTTGATTTTTATTTTTGACATTTTATTTTAGGGGGTATAATCCTCACAAATTAACGCACAGTTACTTCCAAAGTATACTGATTCTCTTAAATATAAAAAAGATACTGCAATATTAGGATTAAGCAACAAAAAAGAAATAGTAATAGATTTTAAAAAACCACAAAAAAAGAGTGGTTTTAATTTTTCTCTTGGAAAAGAAAAAGAAGTTATTTACAGAGATAATT is a window encoding:
- a CDS encoding S24 family peptidase, which gives rise to MIKDRIIQVVEYKGIAKENFYKKIGMTSASFRGKAKETPINSTAIENILSEIQDLNSEWLLTGKGEMLKKDQPLYGTQIYTSDTINETEMIYKEPKSINTGIPLIPIDAMAGYGTGSMQIMDYETSYYEVPEFTELRAEFMIRVKGSSMYPKYSSGDLIACKKISLNTFFQWNKVYVLDTEQGALIKRVKKSQKENCILLVSDNANYDPFDIHLDNIYSIACVLGVIRLE